From Aquisalimonas asiatica, the proteins below share one genomic window:
- a CDS encoding OmpH family outer membrane protein — protein MNRVVRVVTPVLLAVTLVWSGIAAADTRIGFVNAGRVTSEAPQAEAARASLEDEFGPRDRAISEEQEALREMENRLNRDGAVMSESEQQRLQRDLVARQRELRRAEEEFREDFNMRRNEELGRLQRRIVETIDDLAESEGFDLIVSEGVIFASDRVDITDRVLERLQQDFDNQ, from the coding sequence ATGAACAGAGTTGTCCGAGTTGTAACGCCGGTGCTGCTGGCGGTAACCCTCGTATGGAGCGGCATCGCCGCTGCTGATACACGGATCGGCTTCGTCAATGCAGGGCGGGTGACGTCCGAGGCACCACAGGCGGAAGCCGCTCGTGCCAGCCTGGAGGACGAGTTCGGTCCGCGGGATCGGGCCATCTCCGAGGAGCAGGAAGCGCTGCGGGAGATGGAAAACCGCCTCAACCGCGATGGGGCGGTCATGAGCGAGAGCGAGCAGCAGCGGCTGCAACGGGATCTCGTTGCACGCCAGCGGGAGCTGCGCCGGGCGGAGGAGGAATTCCGCGAAGACTTCAACATGCGCCGCAACGAGGAGCTGGGGCGCTTGCAGCGACGGATCGTCGAGACCATCGACGACCTTGCCGAGTCGGAAGGCTTCGACCTCATCGTGAGCGAGGGCGTCATTTTCGCCAGCGACCGCGTTGATATCACCGATCGGGTTCTCGAACGACTGCAACAGGACTTCGACAACCAGTAG
- the rseP gene encoding RIP metalloprotease RseP produces MTGIGTNIVAFLVAIGILVALHEYGHYWTAKKLGVKVLRYSIGFGKPLVTWRRGPDQTEYTIAAIPLGGYVKMLDEREAPVAEAERHRAFNTQALWRRTLIVCAGPAANFLFAILIYWLLFVVGTQELRPVIGPVEPETPAAEAGFEEGEEILSVAGQRTPTWERVLMRLMDGGLRGRTVEVGVQGEDGQESARDLDLSGLPRMGDDPDLLRVIGLQPWRPSIAPRVGELVDGGAAAGAGLQPGDVVVGVDDESVGEWQELVEALNARAGDSVTLAVDRDGESVRIDVDLNPAGSDQGVLGVRPDIASDAFEHMFHTVRYGPVDSLGEAVQGTWQTSTLTLQVLWKMLVGEASLNNLSGPINIAQYAGDTASTGLVPFLKFLAIVSISLGVINLLPIPVLDGGHLLYFAAEAIKGSPVSEQAQIIGQQIGILMIILLMGLAFYNDIARLLG; encoded by the coding sequence GTGACGGGGATCGGCACCAATATCGTCGCCTTTCTCGTGGCCATCGGCATTCTCGTGGCGCTGCACGAGTACGGTCACTACTGGACCGCCAAGAAACTTGGCGTCAAGGTGCTCCGCTATTCCATCGGTTTTGGCAAGCCCCTGGTGACCTGGCGTCGCGGGCCGGACCAGACCGAATACACCATTGCCGCCATCCCGCTGGGTGGCTACGTGAAGATGCTCGACGAGCGGGAAGCCCCCGTGGCCGAGGCCGAGCGTCACAGGGCGTTCAACACCCAGGCACTGTGGCGGCGCACGTTGATTGTCTGCGCCGGTCCGGCAGCCAACTTCCTCTTCGCCATCCTGATCTACTGGCTGCTGTTCGTGGTCGGAACGCAGGAGTTGCGCCCCGTGATCGGTCCAGTGGAACCCGAGACGCCGGCGGCCGAGGCCGGCTTCGAGGAGGGCGAGGAGATCCTGTCGGTGGCCGGGCAGCGGACACCCACCTGGGAACGGGTGCTGATGCGGCTCATGGATGGCGGGCTGCGCGGCCGGACGGTGGAGGTCGGCGTACAGGGCGAGGACGGCCAGGAGAGCGCCCGCGATCTGGACCTGTCCGGGTTGCCCCGGATGGGGGACGACCCGGATCTCCTGCGCGTGATCGGCCTGCAGCCGTGGCGCCCCAGTATTGCTCCCCGGGTTGGCGAACTGGTCGATGGCGGTGCCGCGGCGGGGGCAGGGCTCCAGCCCGGTGACGTGGTTGTTGGCGTCGATGATGAATCCGTCGGCGAATGGCAGGAACTTGTCGAGGCGTTGAATGCCCGAGCGGGAGATTCGGTGACCTTGGCGGTGGATCGCGACGGCGAGTCTGTGCGGATCGACGTCGACCTCAACCCCGCCGGGTCCGATCAGGGCGTGCTGGGCGTGCGACCGGATATCGCATCGGATGCATTCGAGCACATGTTCCACACCGTGCGCTACGGACCGGTGGATTCATTGGGGGAGGCCGTTCAGGGGACATGGCAGACAAGTACACTCACGCTGCAGGTTCTGTGGAAGATGCTCGTCGGCGAAGCGTCACTGAACAACCTGAGCGGCCCGATCAACATTGCCCAGTATGCCGGGGACACCGCGTCTACCGGGCTGGTGCCATTCCTGAAGTTCCTGGCCATCGTCAGTATCAGCCTCGGCGTAATCAACCTGTTACCCATTCCCGTACTTGACGGCGGGCACCTGCTGTATTTCGCCGCAGAGGCCATCAAAGGGAGTCCCGTGTCAGAGCAGGCGCAGATCATCGGGCAGCAGATCGGTATTCTGATGATCATCCTGTTGATGGGGCTGGCATTTTATAACGACATCGCGAGATTGCTCGGTTGA
- the bamA gene encoding outer membrane protein assembly factor BamA: MRKLVVALTLCVAVVAPVQAFEAFTVEDIRVEGLRRIAPGTVFNYLPITTNDEVDRQLAADAVRALYDTGFFQDVELERDGNALVVNVVERPSVADIEISGNSAIPTDALKQAMSDSGLAEGETYNRALLEGIERELRRQYFGQGRYDVEIETTVSPLPRNRVAIRIDIDEGQTARIRDVHFVGNDAFSDRELDGVFSLGRKPWYLPFSRRDRYSREALSGDLENLRSHYMNRGYADFSINSSQVSMTPDRSGIYVTINMDEGEEYRLGDVRVIGDTVVEPEELEELIELETGDLFSQERITGGANRIRERLGQEGYAFANVNPVPDINRDEQTVDLTFYVDSGSRAYVRRINISGNYRTDDEVIRREMRQMEGGWLSSENIDLSRRRLNQLGFFQNVEIETPQVPGESDQVDVNVDVTEGLSGSLQAGIGYGSGQGMLLNFSVAQDNVLGTGDRMQLALNNSRVSSLYQLSYTDRYYNVDGVTRYFNASLRETDARRARLSDYGVRAGNLDIGFGIPLNEEDQVRIDVGYEDLRLNLGSQATDDQRDFVDEFGDQYENFKTEVSWIRNTYDRRIFPTSGARQSLGIEASLPQSDLQYYKANYSHRRYFSLAEDWSLSLQGRLGYGEGYGDTSRLPFFENFFTGGINSVRGYRASSLGLRGEDDRPTGGNFRAVANAELYFPVPFIDSPAVRFSTFVDGGQVYNTREQDIDFDDMRYSAGVAFTWMSPLGALTMSLAEPLNDEPGDDLDRFQFSLGQFF, from the coding sequence ATGCGCAAACTGGTTGTTGCTCTCACCCTCTGTGTCGCCGTCGTCGCTCCGGTTCAGGCCTTTGAGGCGTTCACGGTCGAAGACATCCGCGTGGAAGGCCTCCGTCGTATCGCTCCGGGTACGGTGTTCAACTATCTCCCGATTACCACCAACGACGAAGTGGACCGGCAGCTTGCCGCCGACGCCGTTCGCGCCCTGTATGACACCGGCTTTTTCCAGGACGTGGAGCTTGAGCGGGATGGCAACGCGCTGGTGGTCAACGTCGTGGAGCGCCCATCGGTTGCCGACATCGAAATCAGCGGCAACAGCGCCATCCCCACCGACGCGCTCAAGCAGGCGATGAGCGACTCCGGGCTTGCCGAGGGGGAGACCTACAACCGGGCACTGCTGGAAGGAATCGAGCGCGAGCTGCGCCGGCAGTATTTCGGCCAGGGGCGGTACGACGTGGAGATCGAGACGACGGTCTCGCCGTTGCCCCGGAACCGGGTCGCCATTCGCATCGACATTGATGAAGGGCAGACCGCGCGCATCCGCGATGTCCATTTCGTGGGCAATGACGCCTTCAGCGACCGGGAACTGGATGGTGTCTTCAGTCTCGGGCGCAAACCCTGGTACCTGCCGTTCTCCCGCCGCGACCGGTACTCCCGGGAGGCGCTGTCCGGCGACCTGGAGAATCTGCGGTCCCACTACATGAACCGCGGCTACGCGGATTTCAGCATCAACTCCAGCCAGGTCTCGATGACCCCTGACCGCAGCGGCATCTACGTGACCATCAACATGGACGAAGGCGAGGAGTACCGGCTCGGTGATGTCAGGGTCATCGGCGATACCGTGGTGGAACCGGAAGAGCTCGAGGAGCTGATCGAGCTGGAGACCGGCGACCTCTTCTCCCAGGAGCGGATCACGGGCGGGGCCAACCGCATCCGTGAGCGGCTTGGGCAGGAGGGCTACGCATTCGCCAACGTCAATCCCGTGCCCGACATCAACCGGGACGAACAGACGGTGGATCTGACCTTCTACGTCGACTCCGGCAGTCGTGCCTACGTCCGGCGCATCAACATCAGTGGCAACTACCGCACGGACGACGAAGTCATCCGGCGCGAAATGCGCCAGATGGAGGGCGGTTGGCTGTCATCCGAGAACATTGACCTGTCCCGGCGGCGGCTGAACCAGCTCGGTTTCTTCCAGAACGTGGAGATCGAGACGCCGCAGGTCCCTGGCGAGTCCGATCAGGTGGACGTCAACGTCGATGTCACCGAAGGCCTCTCCGGCAGCCTCCAGGCCGGCATCGGCTACGGCAGCGGGCAGGGCATGCTGCTGAACTTCTCCGTGGCGCAGGACAACGTCCTGGGCACCGGTGACCGCATGCAGCTGGCCCTGAACAATAGCCGGGTGAGTTCTCTCTATCAGCTGTCCTACACCGACCGCTATTACAATGTCGACGGCGTTACCCGGTACTTCAACGCCAGCCTCCGCGAGACCGATGCGCGCAGGGCGCGCCTGTCGGATTACGGCGTGCGAGCGGGGAACCTGGATATCGGCTTCGGCATTCCGCTGAACGAGGAGGATCAGGTCCGTATCGACGTGGGGTACGAGGATCTGCGCCTGAATCTTGGCTCCCAGGCCACCGATGACCAGCGCGATTTCGTCGACGAGTTCGGCGACCAGTACGAGAACTTCAAGACGGAGGTGAGCTGGATCCGCAACACCTACGACCGGCGCATCTTCCCCACCAGCGGTGCCCGTCAATCCCTGGGGATCGAGGCGTCGCTGCCCCAGAGCGATCTGCAGTACTACAAGGCCAACTACAGCCACAGGCGCTACTTCTCCCTGGCGGAAGACTGGTCGCTGTCCCTGCAGGGGCGTCTCGGCTACGGTGAGGGTTACGGTGACACCAGCCGCCTGCCGTTCTTCGAGAACTTCTTCACCGGCGGCATCAACTCGGTGCGTGGCTACCGTGCCAGCTCGCTGGGTCTGCGGGGTGAGGACGATCGTCCGACCGGGGGCAATTTCCGCGCCGTGGCCAACGCCGAGCTCTACTTCCCGGTGCCGTTCATCGACTCGCCAGCGGTGCGGTTCTCCACCTTCGTGGACGGGGGGCAGGTGTACAATACCCGTGAGCAGGATATCGACTTCGATGACATGCGCTATTCGGCGGGTGTGGCGTTCACCTGGATGTCGCCTCTGGGCGCATTGACAATGAGCCTCGCCGAACCGTTAAATGACGAGCCCGGAGACGATCTGGACCGCTTCCAGTTCTCGCTCGGTCAGTTCTTCTGA